From Pseudodesulfovibrio nedwellii:
TGGTTGAGAAAGGTAGTTTTGCCTGCGCCAAGGAAGCCGCTGAGAACAATGAGGCTGGGGCGGCTGTCAAAGGCGTATTCATGTTCACCGCTTTTGGCGATGGCTGAAAGGTTGTGTGTTTCCCACAGCAGGGCGGTGTCCAGAGGGGCCGGGAAGTGAGACCTCTCCGGTGCGCCGCCGCATGCGCTGAATTGCGGGATGATGGGAAATGCAAGTCTTTTTGATGTATCAACGTCTCCCCAGCCGAGAGTGTCGGTGAGGGCAGAAATTTTTTGGGAAATGGGGGATTGATTGCCCTGAGCATCGTAGGCAAATGCTTTTGCGGGGGATTCATTTCTGCCGAACCAGCACGGCGGTTCTCCTACGCAGTTGGAAATAGCCGCTCCAAGCACGAGCATAAAGTCCATGGCTATGGCGTGAGCCGGGATATCTTCTTCTGCCTGACCGGGGGCAATGACCCATTGTCCTTCTGAAGTGGCTATGCCGTCTTTGGCGACGCACAACTTGCGGTCAACGGCTGTAAGTTGCAGCGATATAGTGTCTTCATCCGTGCCAAGTGCCGTGGAGAGCATGCCGATGCGGAATGGTGCCGCCCATCCCTCGTTGGAGGAAAATTGACGGAGTGCTTCCGTGTAATCTGGCTGGACGACAGCCATATTGGCCGCAAGGGACATGGTGTCGAGCAGTGGTTCCTCTTCGGCGGGGAAATAATAGAGTCCGAGAACTGCGTGAAGCCCGTGTTCGTCGGTGTGTTCATTTTCGGTGCACAGGCCGAAGACACCGGGACGTGTGCGTACTCGCATGGTCCATGCCTGTTTGCCACGAGGGCAGACCGCCATGCCTTTCCAGCCGACCAGCCGTTTGAATTCATCATATTGGCATGCTGCCAGCAAACAGTTCACCACCATTTCCGGCATGTTGATCTGTTGGTCTCTGTTGCGCTGTGGGGGAAGGATTGCGGAAAGGTTCATGGGCGTTCTCGTTGTATGGCGTTCGGCCCGCTCAGAGAGCGGGCCGAACAGTTGGGATGGCTCGGAGGAATTAGCAGCCGAAGCTGATCTTGTCGCCGTTACCGAGGTAATCTTTTGAAGCGGACCGGAAGCGCGCGGTTCCACGCACGACCGGATATCCGGCTTCGATGAACTTCTTGGCGGTGAGGTGGCCGGTGCAATGGTTGCAGCCAATGCGCTCGAAGCCCCACTGTCCAAGGGAGATCACGAGGTCATCGTATTTGGGGTCCCAATCTTCAAAGGGTGAGATGTGCAGACCGCCATAGATGCCGTAGAACTTGTCTTTGTCGTACTTCAGGTTTGAGTAGGCAAAGTCGGCAAACTTCAGGATGCCCTGATGACAACAACCGGAGATGAGCACCAGCCCACGATCCTTGATGTTGAAGGCAAGGGAGGTTTCGCCGAATACGCGGTTGATGATGGGGACATCGAACTTGAGGAGTGCCATGCCCGGAATGATTTCCGTGACGGGCTTGTCTGCGATGACCAGATCTCCCTTGTAACCGGAGTCTTTGATGTACTGGAGGCCTTCTTCGTAGAAACCGTCGTGTACATACAAGGGAATACGGTTGTCGTATTTCATGGTGACGGGCAGACCCCAGAAGTGGTCCCAGTGCTCATGCGAGATGAACAGGGCTTCAATTTCTTGCTCCTGAAGCATCTTGTCGATGCCTTCACGTTTGAAGCTGTCTTCCATCCATTCATAGGACCAGCCGGTGTCCAGCAGGTACTTGTGGACGGTACCGTCGAGAGCTTCCACTTCGATAAGGCATGAATATCCACCCGGGTTGTCCGGGTGCAAAGCCAGTTTCTTTTGGATGTCCCATGCTTTTTTCAGGTCGTTGGGAAGCAGTTCCTTGATGGAACCAATGCCCTCTTTGTAGGAACCCTGCGCTGATCCCTTGCCGTTGGCAAATGGTGCCCAGTTCAGGGTGTATTGGTTGACAAGCAGGCCGCCTGCCTCGTGGATGTCGCCGATAAGGTGAGCATTGTTGAACCAACTGGTCTCGGAGATGTTGGTAATGCGGACGTTGCGGCATGCACCGAAGTCATGCTGTTTACGTTCCTTGTCGGGCATGGCGTCATAGGCCCAAGGGCTGTAGGAATACAGTCCCATTCCGGCGAATGCACCTGCGACAAGACCTGTTGCAGCGCCTTTTACAAAGTCGCGTCTGCTGATGTTCTTTTTATCGTTACTCATACTATTACTCCTTGTTCCCTGCGCTTACTTGATGATGGTGAAGTTGGCGCTGATCCACGGCAGGATCTTGATGATGGCGATGTACAGAATTGCGCCACCAGCCAGTCCGACAGCCAGACCCTTGGCAAGACCTGGGGTCCATTTCACGTCATGTGCGACGACTTCTTCTTTGATCTCTTCCAATTCTTCAGTGGTCTTGGGAACAGCCTTCCAGCCCGGCCAGCCATCCATGAACCAGACGTTGACCAGGAAGATGTTAATCAACCAGATCATGGGAATCATGGGGAACTGCTGGGGATGGGAGAAGCCTTTTTGGGTGCCGAGGAACAAGTGGGAAGTCTTATAGTAGACCACGTACACGAACACGGCGCCCAAAGCGGTCAGCAAGGTGCGGATGCACACGTTGACCGGGCGGCTGAATTTTGTCGGCCAGTTGTTGCAGTAGAAGGAGAGGTACAAGGAGGGAACCAGCCAGAAAATGGCCATTTCACCAACATGCAGCCAACGCCAGTCAGGAGCCATGAGGCGGCGGGTACCACGAATGGTTTCGCCCCAGACGAGGTCCTGAGCGTAGAACAGGAAGAAACACAGAGCCAGTGCAATACCGATGATTCCGAAGAAGGAAGCGGTACGACGCAGGTTGTCATTCTTGATCAGGTTAAAGGGATAGCGTTCCCAGATGGTTTCAAACAACCAGACGACGACGGTACAACACATGATCCATGCAATATGGAAGTTGCCGGAAACCGTGTTGGCGAAGTCTTCCCAGTAGGGAGGGCAAATGGCCGTGAACTTCTGCCAGGGGTAGAAGAGGATAGCCATGTGTGAGTGCATGGTCAGGAAGTAGACAATCATGCTGAAGAAGAAGGTGACGAGAACAATGGTGATGCCTCGTGCTGGCTGCTTCAAATTTTGCCAAGGCGCATTTTCGCAGGCCACAACCCAGCTCGGAGAAAGCCAGGAAGCGATGGCTGCGAACATCATGATGGCTTCGGCAGCATACTCAATGGAATAGAAATCGGTGAGGCCCATGGCTTCAAGGCGTGCGGGATCAAAGTAGGCGATACCATAGTTGCCGAGTACTCCAATGAAGAATCCCTTGATGAGGATGACCATGGCTGCGACACTGACGAGTATGAGTACCGCTCCCTTGACAAGTGGATGCGTTTTTTGGAGCCATGTTCGTTTGAACGGCCAGAAATCAAAGATATAAGCGACCCAAATAAACAGAATCAGCAGCCAGCGACAGACCATGTAGCCCACATAAGGGGTGTACATGCGCATAAGGCCGCGCGGATCCTGAAAAATCCACCATGTTGCATAAAAAAAGGCAAAAATGACAATCGTATTGATCAATGCCGGGATAGGCCCGTTCCAACGTTTGACCAGCTTTCGACTCTCAAGATAGCTGACACTACTGTTGTCCATGTTACATTCCTTTGGCGAGTTCGCTGGAGAGGGTGATCAATCCTCGTAAACCAACTATGCTCTTTTACAGTCTTTTTGACGTTCAGATTCCGAAACCAGTTTTTCCAATTGCCTAGGCGTTACAGTAGCCGGATCAATCCCGAGAGCCATGGCGCGTAAGAAACATTCATTCTCAGTCAGAGGAGCTTTTTCTGGCTCTTTCTGCTGACGAACGACATCCTCCACCTCCTCGGTGTGCCCTTTTCTCGGAATAAACCGGCTGAAAAATTCTCTTCGTTTCATGATGTGTGTTCTGGCTGCGAAATGGGTGATTTTAATTTTCTGGCAGGACCAGTTGGTGAAAGGTCTGCATGCATTGTTCAGCGAGGCTTTCCGCCTGTTCCGGTTGCCCATTTTTCAATGCGTTAAACAGCTCCACGTGATAGGCGAAAAGCGAGTCTATCTGTACCTCGGAAAGCCCTGTGCCGACGTGCTCAAGGTTTTGCGAAGCCACTGAAAGTTCATTCATCAACAGAATGAGATAATCGTTTTGGGAGGCCTCGGCCAAGGCCAGAAAAAAAGCGATGTATTGTCGACTGACCATGGAAAGGTCGAAGTTGACGATGGCCTCACCAAGTCGTGCCGTGGCTTTTTCCAGCGAGGCGATGTTCGCGGGAGAGAGGCGAAGAGCCTCGGCTTTTGCCAGTTTTGGGGCGACAAACATGAGAGTCTCAATCAACTGATGATTGGCGGTCTGACTTTTGCGTTTTCGCAGCATCTCCCAAGAAATGCGTCCCTGTTTACTTTTTAGATAACAGCCGCTCTTTTCCTTGATCTCAAGGTATCCCATGGTCTCAAGGTTGCAGAGCACCTCTCTGATAGTGTTGCGGCTTGTATGAAACATTTCAGCCAGTCGACGCTCCCCAGGAAGTCTGTCTCCTATGGAAAAGGAGCCTCCCTGAAGCATTGCGGTTACCTTTTGACAAAGTATGGGACGTTGTGCAGAAGCCATATCTGGTCCAACCAGTTTTGAGGTTTATTGAGTTTCTCCTTCCAATGAGATTGGTTTTATGAGCGATAAACCGTTGGTGCAAGGATTTTAACAAAATTGGACCTAAAACTGGTTGGACCAGATGGGGGCGGTCGGGATGATGTTTTGAATTGTCTGCTTTCTAAGCGCATGAAATAATTTGGCATAAAATATGCCTTTGTTGGGCTCCATGCATAAAAAAGTGCAGCTCACCAATTCATGTTTTGGTGTGCTGCACTTTTGATAGTTCTGTTTGGTTGGACCAGATCTCTTCCTTTATTTTTGTAGGCAACGCTCCAGATGTGTGAAGAACTCCTGGTGTAAAGCGGATAGAGGAGCGTCTGCGTCTGGGTCGTAACTTCCTTTCTGCGTTGAACAAAAAATGAGAACACTGGTCAGAATTCCATCTTCGAAAAAGGGCTGTGCATAATAGGAATGAATGCCGTGCGGGATGAAAAGAGCCCAATCAATGGGTTTGATGCTCTTTGATGTCTCCATAACAACATGGTTGTCGAGTTCGAAACGCACTATGTTTTTGGCAATGGAGCCTTCATATGGATGCACCAGGTCTTCCAGTTCTCCTCCGAATGGCTCTCCGACTCCTGTGACGGAAACAATTCCTTTGTCGATGAAGATTTTGGAAAGCATGATGGCTTCCGTGGGGGAGTTCTTCGGCAGTGCTTTAAGCATGCTTTCCAAGAGGGCTTTGACCGTAGAACATTTTCGCATGGCAGCACTGACAGTTTTGGATGGAAGGACTTCGTTTCCTCTGACTGGAACCCCTTTGCATGCCTTGCATTCATTGAGGTGCGACAGAGTGATCCAGAGGAGATTCTCTTCGTCGCGGGCGATGACTTGAATCCGTGCCGAACACTGATGGCTTCTGCCTATGCTGTCGGTCACATAGAGTTCACCATTCCAATAGTCTGAAAAGATGAGACTTTCATAGATTTGAAAGAGGTCTGTGCCGGGAGTGTCCTGCAACAGCTCCTGCAAATGAAGGTTGGTCAGTTGTTTTTTGCTGTACCCCAGCAATTGATCCGCTGCCGTGTTGACCATGCTGATGGAACGGTCAGTAAACCGGACAAGAAGTACGGGGTCATCAACGAGGTCGATCCTGACGGAAAGTCCAGGGCGGCCTTCTGTCGCCAGAATGGTACTGACATGAGAGGTGATATCCATGAGCACGCCTACGGAGCTTGTTGGGTGTTCAGGGTCAGGCATTCCCGCAAGTTTGAACCACCTATTTACTCCCTCATCCACTTGTATACGGAATACGCATGTCGCTTTTTGTCGATGGAGAAGCTGCTTGAGGCTGTGCTGAAACCGTTCTCGGTCTTCAGAGAGGACCAGCCGTTCAGCCGATTGCGGGTTTTGCATGATGGCTCGAACTTTTTCGCCATGCGGCTGGAGAGTGTGGGAATTGAGAAATGATATCTCTTTGCCAACAATATCAATTCTCCAGACAATGGCTGGAATTACTTCAAGATAGCTCTCAAGTCTTTTTCCCATCTCAGTACAGGAATCGGACTCGCCGTCCATTTGCTTCGACATTCTATTCCTTTGTCATCTAAATTGTTTTTAATATGAGACCGCCGTACTTATAAACGCCACTCATACTCCTTGGCAAATTGATTCATAGTGGCCTGACCAGTTATTGTTATCTATCAGAAAAAATGGTTTTTCTGGGCATATCATAAATTGATATCAATGTTGATGTTGCGAGGAGTGAGAATTGGAGAGAGAGGGGGCGAGGAGAAGGATAGGAAATGAGAATCCGCGCCCGAGAAGGACTTTCAGGCGCGGATTTTCCATGTTTTATTGCTGTGTATGTTCGTTTCTCAATCGTAGGGTGGCTGTGACCATGTTTCGCAGGGAGGCGAGAGTTTCAGGCCATGCCCTGGTCTTCAGGCCGCAATCGGGATTGACCCACAGACGTTCTGCGGGAATGACTTTCAGGGCTTTTTGCAGAAGCCAGTATATTTCGTTTGCGCCGGGAACTCTGGGGCTATGGATGTCGTAGACACCCGGACCGATTTCAGCGGGATATTGGTATGCGTTGAAAGCGTCGAGCAATTCCATGCCGCTACGGCTTGCTTCAATGCTAATGACGTCAGCATCCATTTCCGCAATGGATTTCATGATGACGTTGAATTCACTGTAGCACATATGAGAGTGTAACTGCGTACTGTCCTTGACGCCGCTGGACGCCAATTTGAAACAATCCACGGCCCATTGCAGGTATTCGTCCTGCTGGTCTTTTCGTATGGGCATGCCCTCACGAAGAGCCGCTTCATCGATTTGAATGACGTCGA
This genomic window contains:
- a CDS encoding CobW family GTP-binding protein gives rise to the protein MNLSAILPPQRNRDQQINMPEMVVNCLLAACQYDEFKRLVGWKGMAVCPRGKQAWTMRVRTRPGVFGLCTENEHTDEHGLHAVLGLYYFPAEEEPLLDTMSLAANMAVVQPDYTEALRQFSSNEGWAAPFRIGMLSTALGTDEDTISLQLTAVDRKLCVAKDGIATSEGQWVIAPGQAEEDIPAHAIAMDFMLVLGAAISNCVGEPPCWFGRNESPAKAFAYDAQGNQSPISQKISALTDTLGWGDVDTSKRLAFPIIPQFSACGGAPERSHFPAPLDTALLWETHNLSAIAKSGEHEYAFDSRPSLIVLSGFLGAGKTTFLNQLLEYHAARDELVAIIQNEIGKTGVDGKLLEGDDSIIELDEGCVCCTLAGNLSKGIEQLNAQFSPKVIVLETTGLANPFNILNEIDTLRPQVRLDSITTLVDAQNAPALLNESDITRDQIKAADTIILNKCDLISAEEKTALTETLHTLNNRALLVKTEYGAINPGTLYDFDPLTQNVEGLLPGLLSPPNHTHAMEGFISRRFAFHEPLSRKDLLGILDNLPKEVFRLKGIVNVAESDEHEVVQYVSGRYELSRLGNKFDDESFLVAIGKNMDVTMLEQLERRYA
- a CDS encoding MBL fold metallo-hydrolase, with product MSNDKKNISRRDFVKGAATGLVAGAFAGMGLYSYSPWAYDAMPDKERKQHDFGACRNVRITNISETSWFNNAHLIGDIHEAGGLLVNQYTLNWAPFANGKGSAQGSYKEGIGSIKELLPNDLKKAWDIQKKLALHPDNPGGYSCLIEVEALDGTVHKYLLDTGWSYEWMEDSFKREGIDKMLQEQEIEALFISHEHWDHFWGLPVTMKYDNRIPLYVHDGFYEEGLQYIKDSGYKGDLVIADKPVTEIIPGMALLKFDVPIINRVFGETSLAFNIKDRGLVLISGCCHQGILKFADFAYSNLKYDKDKFYGIYGGLHISPFEDWDPKYDDLVISLGQWGFERIGCNHCTGHLTAKKFIEAGYPVVRGTARFRSASKDYLGNGDKISFGC
- a CDS encoding FadR/GntR family transcriptional regulator, coding for MASAQRPILCQKVTAMLQGGSFSIGDRLPGERRLAEMFHTSRNTIREVLCNLETMGYLEIKEKSGCYLKSKQGRISWEMLRKRKSQTANHQLIETLMFVAPKLAKAEALRLSPANIASLEKATARLGEAIVNFDLSMVSRQYIAFFLALAEASQNDYLILLMNELSVASQNLEHVGTGLSEVQIDSLFAYHVELFNALKNGQPEQAESLAEQCMQTFHQLVLPEN
- a CDS encoding PAS domain-containing protein; translation: MSKQMDGESDSCTEMGKRLESYLEVIPAIVWRIDIVGKEISFLNSHTLQPHGEKVRAIMQNPQSAERLVLSEDRERFQHSLKQLLHRQKATCVFRIQVDEGVNRWFKLAGMPDPEHPTSSVGVLMDITSHVSTILATEGRPGLSVRIDLVDDPVLLVRFTDRSISMVNTAADQLLGYSKKQLTNLHLQELLQDTPGTDLFQIYESLIFSDYWNGELYVTDSIGRSHQCSARIQVIARDEENLLWITLSHLNECKACKGVPVRGNEVLPSKTVSAAMRKCSTVKALLESMLKALPKNSPTEAIMLSKIFIDKGIVSVTGVGEPFGGELEDLVHPYEGSIAKNIVRFELDNHVVMETSKSIKPIDWALFIPHGIHSYYAQPFFEDGILTSVLIFCSTQKGSYDPDADAPLSALHQEFFTHLERCLQK